One Cydia fagiglandana chromosome 11, ilCydFagi1.1, whole genome shotgun sequence genomic region harbors:
- the LOC134668531 gene encoding enoyl-CoA delta isomerase 2, with product MDNFDTIIESVQGTIKIVTYNKPKRKNAIDFDMYKRVTRILNDGAKDSNVSMMVLTGAGEYFSSGNDLVALRTAHTPSFLTVLHDFIEAFITFPKLLVAVVNGPAVGIAVTTLPLCDLVFAAENAFFYTPFGKLGITAEGCSTFTFPRIIGYGKALEMLVFNQKMNAKEALDYGFVNCVYKPEEVQTKVWNKLVEISNVSNDLLATTKRLMRGSIQDKLLKVNDEEIRLLNEAWSSREPNPKHSDIIKSKI from the exons ATGGATAACTTTGACACTATCATCGAATCGGTACAAGGGACAATTAAAATAGTAACGTATAACAAGCCCAAGAGGAAAAATGCAATTGACTTTGATATGTACAAGAGAGTGACGAGGATCCTTAATGATGGAGCAAAAGACAGCAATGTGTCTATGATGGTGCTAACTGGAGCAGGGGAATACTTCAGCAGTGGCAATGATTTGGTTGCCTTAAGGACAGCCCATACACCCAGTTTCCTCACAGTGCTGCATGATTTTATTGAGGCGTTCATAACATTCCCCAAGTTACTGGTAGCTGTTGTGAATGGACCCGCTGTAGGCATAGCTGTGACCACCCTGCCACTTTGTGACTTAGTGTTTGCTGCGGAGAAT GCCTTTTTCTACACACCATTTGGAAAGTTAGGTATCACAGCAGAAGGATGTTCAACTTTTACATTCCCAAGGATCATTGGATATGGAAAG GCTTTGGAAATGCTAGTGTTCAACCAAAAGATGAATGCCAAGGAGGCTCTAGATTATGGGTTTGTTAACTGTGTTTATAAACCAGAGGAAGTCCAAACCAAGGTATGGAACAAGCTAGTTGAAATATCTAATGTATCAAATGATCTACTGGCAACAACTAAGAGATTGATGAGAGGTTCCATACAAGACAAGTTGTTGAAAGTGAATGATGAAGAGATTCGTCTACTGAATGAGGCTTGGTCTTCTAGAGAGCCCAATCCAAAACATTCGGATATTAtcaaaagtaaaatttaa